Genomic DNA from Mangifera indica cultivar Alphonso unplaced genomic scaffold, CATAS_Mindica_2.1 Un_0054, whole genome shotgun sequence:
ACTAGAGAGTTAAGTCTCATATACAATTAATACATAGAATTAGACCACTGCCCACCACCACTATATCCAGTCATCTCCCATGTATATTTGTGCTATTCTGGAAGATTAGCTGCATTTGCAAGCCTACATTAGTGATACCATATACTGCTTTCCCTCCACAAGGGATTGATTAACTATTAAGTTACAACCAGAGTTTCATTGAGAAGGCAGCTGGTTATTATAATGGTATAgctaattaagatttaaaaaatgataattataacaAAGTAGAATACTGGAGGATCTATGGAAAATATGTGAAACCCTTCAATTTTCAAGGAGATGGGatgtttcaactttcaaaataGAGGTCGCAGTCAACTGAAGATGGCAGCAAGGGCTGAATAGCCAGGTAGCATACTTCCAGATGCATACATTTGACTACTTTGTGTGGCAAGCAAGAGAACTTAGAAGAATTTGTACAAGCCTGAAATTTTCCATTCACCTAACAAAGTAAAATGACATGGCATCAAAGACttcattttaaacttaaatactcaGGCGTGCATTGATGTTTAAAATAGCCTTAAATTATTCTCAAAGACCTAgagaaagagggagagagagatagagagggATGACATCTTTGCTTTGGGCAATGCTGCCGGTGACTTCCATTTTTCCAGCATTTGTCGAGTCAATGGTTCTTCactataatttaaatgtaaGTTGACCCTTGTTAGAATGGAAAAGGCTAAATAAGAGAGTGAATATACTCATATTAGTGTCAAATTTATACAGGTGGTCATGGCAAACTTCACAAAACTTTGTTCAACGAAGTCTCTAGTCATTGTTAATGGGAAGTTCCCAGGGCCAACTCTGTATGCAAGAGAAGGTGATAATGTGCTCATAAGGGTCACCAATCAAGTTTAATATAATGTTACAATCCACTGGAGAGACATATTATACACTGACTTTAACAAGAATTTATGTTGCTTATCATGCAATTTAGCCATTGATAATGAATGAATGATTCCTAAAATCTTCTTAAAAAGTATGAAATATGCGTCATGGTGTCAGGCAGCTTTGAACCGGCTGATATGATGGACCCGCTTAAGTTACCCAACGTCCAATACAACCAGGGCAAAACTATTTGTACAATTTCACCTTAATAGGACAAAGAGGCACACTTCTCTGGCATGCACATATTTCCTGGCTAAGAGCAACATTACATGGAGCAATTGTTATTTTTCCTAAGAAAGGTGTTCCTTATGCTTTTCCTAAACCTGATAAGGAAAAGATCGTTGTTTTAGGTGAGCACAAAGTTCATATTAAGCATATCAACAAATCAAAGTGTCTTCAGCTGCTGTTCGTAATGTAATTTTGTTGTCTTAATTGTCGGTGAATGGTGGAAAGCAGATGTTGAAGCTGTGGTCAACCAGGCTGCACAGACTGGTTTGCCACCAAATAAATCAGATGCTCACACCATTAATGGCTATCCAGGACCGGTTGCAAATTGCCCTTCTCAGTGTACTGACTTGGGGTGTCTTTGAAGATTTTACTATTCATAGTAGAAAAGGAGAggttataaacaaaattataagcaTCTTTTCATAGATTTGAATAGACTGAAATTGATAATTTAGTATCAAATCATGCATACCCCATCAACAAGTGGTATCATATCCAGATTGAATTGATCCATTTCTGTGTCTTAATCAGATTTTAATTTTGCAGGTTTCACTTTACATGTTGAAAGTGGGAAGACATACTTGCTAAGGATTGTCAATGCAGCAGTAAATGATGAACTCTTTTTCAAAATTGCTGGACATGATCTTACCACTGTTGAATTTGATGCATCCTACACTAAGCCTTTCAAAGCTGGCACAATATTTATTGGTCCAGGCCAAACCACAAATGCCCTTTTAACATCTGATAAGGCCAATGGCAAATGCTTAATAACCATCTCTCCTTTCATGGACACCCTTGTTGCTGTCAACAATGTCACTGGTTTTGCATTCTTGCGCTACAAGGGAACCGTGGCCCTTTTGCCTACCACCTTCACTGACATTCCTGCTTTAAATGCCACTGCAGTAACAAATGCTTTCAAAGATAATCTTCGAAGCCTTAATTCAAATGATTACCCTGCAAAAGTCCCACAAACTGTGGATCATTCACTGCTATTTGCTATGGCTGTTGATGTCAGTCCATGTGCAACATGTGTTAATGGTACCAGAGTAGTGGCAGACATTAATAATATCAGCTTTGTATTGCCATCTACATCTCTTCTTCAGGCACATTACTATAACAAGTGGAGTTTTCACTAATGATTTCCCAGCAGCAACCCGAACAATACCCTATAATTACACAGGGAACTTAACAGCAGCTAATCTCCAGACCTTGACCGGCACAAGGCTCTACAGAGTGGCATATAATTCAACCATTCAAGTAGTGCTTCAAGGCACAAGTCTAATAGCCCCAGAGAACCATCCAACATATTTGCATGGATTAAACTTCTGTGCGGTTGGCAATGGACTTGGAAACTTTGATCCATATAAAGATCCACAGAATTTTAATCTTGTTGATCCTGTAGAGAAGAACACCATTGGAGTGCCAACTGCTGGATGGACAGCAATAAGATTCAGAGCAGATAACCCAGGTAAATCTAGTAAGTTTATTCCATTTTCATAATTCTCTTGGCGATCTTATCACAAGGTTCCACAGCAATTTCAAGAAAGTAATCTAACTTATACAAACATATTAGTCATTGTCTGGAAAATGAAATTCCACCTACTTCATAGTCTTGGAAAAGAAGTATACAAGCTTCTGCCCATTTTGTCAAATTAGGCTGATATCCTAGTAATATTTCCCACTTTTGGCGTTTCTTCTCAACTCTTTTAAGATAAAAGGTTTATGAAAAGAGCTAAATTTAGCATATACAAGTCATCTCTATTTAGCAAATTCCCTACAAAATGGTTCTATTTACcgatttaatgatattatttatttcattgataATCTTTCACTAACATTGTACACTAATTTGAATAAGCTCGAGTCACTCATATTCATTATAAACATGTATATTTAGAGAGGAAGACCAAAACCTTATACAATGAATCCTAAAGATCATTCACAAACGATGTGAGATTGTGACATGATTTATTGCTGTATTGGTTGTGGTGGCAGGTGTATGGTTCTTGCATTGTCATTTAGAAGTGCACACGACGTGGAGGCTTAAGATGGCATTTGTGGTGGAGAATGGGAAGGGCCCCAAAGAATCACTAATACCTTCTCCTCTTGATCTTCCAAAGTGCTAAAGCAAATTAATAGAGGCTTTAAAAGTGGAAGGTGGAGAGTTTAGAGTAGAGATTATGAGTGTAAAATATAAACGAGGATGCGAGTGATAAAATATAAGAAGTGCAAAAGGAGCAACAGCACGTGGGTGGTTAAAGTATGAAAAAACATGAGAAGCTTCGCGCCAGATAGGGGTCGAACCTATGACCTTCTGCTTAGGAAACAGACGCTCTATCCACTGAGCTACAGGCGCTTTGTTGATaccaacaataaataattaCCCTTGTTCACATCATGTGGGTATAGAATAAATATGTcatgttatgtgtataattttagtacaaatatgatatatcatcgtatgattaaatattattttatttttaatttaaaattattcaatcatgtagatatagttttattgagaataaattcacgtaatttaaataataagatattacattACGACGcaaattataatcttttttaacatcttttaacttgaataaGCGAAACTAAGTTATTATTATAACCCGTAAGCCTTGTTAGTAAATATGGgaatggaaaaaatattataaggaTTATATGGGTATTAATATAATGAATAGTAAAAAGTATGcttgtaaaaatataattataaaatttagatacaatacaaaatttaaaatgtgtatatatgagtttaatatgatctattatttatgaaacattttaaaaataaaataatattaatcttgATTTTAGCACTTTTCATGAAccatttagttaaaattaatataatatttcaaatgctaagtttttaattaagtattaaacataatataatataatacataatcaaaattcaaattataattttacgaCTCTCAAATAGAATACATAGTCACATTTCAATtataatcaattcaaacttgttactcaattcgagtttaactttcttaaattgaattaattttaattcaaatgattataataacaaatatatttaattattatagataattgtaaaaaattattttaaataaattttatatgatttataataatttaaaattagattaaatagtaaattagttaaacaataaatttaatcacCAACCtagttttgaaaaccttgatgAAGAGGGTCGAGCCCAACTTCCCCAGATAGAGTTAAACCTGAATAATCCCATATTTAAGTTTGGCTTGCCTTgaattcattaaattatttgacGTGAAATATTTTCTGAAAAGCATATGGGAATATTGAGAAGTGCGTGACTCAAACCACGCAGCCATACCAATGGAGACACCTCTCGAGTCTCCTTTTTCTACACCTCTTCAACTCTTCTTCAATCTACAATCTTTACTCAGAATCCTTTCGTTTTCGTTCTGTTTGGATGTCTGAGGTCTCACTTTCTCTATAATCTTTActtctattttctttcttctcttcaaacAAACCAActcaaatcataatattttccgctttttatctttctttccaACTTGTTCCTGTCCTTCAATTCTTGGGATTTTGATTTCTTAATGTGACTTTCGTGCTTATTCTCTTCGCTTATGGCTGAGAGTTGCAGTTCAAAGTAGAATAAATTCTATCTTTTTCTTGGAAATTAATTGTTCAACTTCTTTTCTGCTTCTTCAAGTTTAAAGGTCTCATgttggatttttgttttttcgtcTCTCTCATACCCGAGAACAAGATtggatttttttcttgtattatcGAGATTCTCGTCGTTTCTTCAAAGGAGGGtcgtttttagattttttttagtttatgcctttaaccaaaaaacaaaaaattgttctTGATTCCCTGTACAATGATTCTAAATCTGCTTCGTTTTTAATCATTCGTAAACCCATTATGAACTTCTAAGTATTAACTTCTTCTATCATCGCAAAATAAAACTTCTTAATATGGAAACTCTGTATCCAGCATCATATATGTCGGGTTCAAGTTGGTTTCTTCAGGAAAGCCAGAGCACAAGCTGGACTAAAGAAGAGAACAAGAGGTTTGAGAGTGCTCTTGCAATTTACAGTGATGGCACGCCGGATAGATGGCTCAAAGTTGCAGCTCTAATACCGGGAAAGACAGTGCTTGATGTTATGAAACAGTACAAAGAATTGGAAGAAGATGTGAAGGATATAGAAGCTGGAAAGTTTCCAATTCCGGGTTATTATGGCTCATCTTTCACATTAGAGCTGGTTTCTGAACGTGATTTTGATGCTGATAGGAAGACACCATTGGTGAAAAGCTCGGATCAGGAGAGGAAGAAGGGTGTGCCTTGGACTGAAGAAGAGCACAGGTGACTTCTCTTCAAGATGTTATAAAAAACGTTGCTTATAttgaagctttttttttttttttttaaagatagtTGTTATATGAACTGCTTTGAGTTGCTTAAACATTGAGCTGAATTGGTTTTGAACTTTGTGTTTAGTTTCTCTGATGATTTATTCAACACATTCAATTAGTGGCTATGTTTGTTATTTGTAAATGCAAATAGAGGCTAAGGGATTCCACTAATATTTGACATATCTGATCCAATAATTTGATtcactattaagatattatctattCTGAATACATAGACTCTACAAATGAAAGCATGTCTTGATTAATTAGtcatattttaacatttctaaACGATGTAAGATGCACACACAAACCCAACATTTCTCTCATTCTTAGCCGATATGGGATTTGCTAGGGGTGTCACAATATATTTGTGTTTTGGTTCCATGAAGAAATTCATCATGACAGATTAGTTTCCCATTCACAAGTTTGTTATTGTTTTCTCACATAATCATCTTTTGAGGCTTGCAATTTGAATTGTAATCAAAGTTGATGTTGCTCTTACTCTTGACATTGGTTTTCTTCATGATGAATATTATAGGCTGTTTTTAAAAGGGCTTCTTCAGTATGGTAAAGGGGACTGGAGAAATATCTCCAGGCATTTTGTAATCACTAAGACTCCTACTCAAGTGGCAAGCCATGCTCAGAAATACTTCATAAGGCAGCTATCAGGAGGGAAAGACAAGAGGAGACCAAGCATCCATGACATCACTACTGTCAATCTTGCTGATCCAAATTTATCAGACAATCGAAAACCTTGTTCCTTCAATCTATCCCATGAGCTTCCACAGCAACAGAAGTCTTCTGGCTTGCTGAAAGCTGGACCTGAATGGAATGATTCAAACAATGGAGCAGTGATTTTTGATACATCTCACGATAACCTGTTTGTGCCATCTGCGTTTGACATTGGTTCAAATGGCCTTAAACTTCAGGGAAAAAGTTTGTATGGCACTGCTTATCATGGGGTTCAGTTCAATCCGGAAATCAGTGTTCTGAATCCAATTTAGAgaagttatttaatatatatatagttgtggTTTGCAGTGCTCcagaattgaaattccaacCCTGTTTGTATCAtgtaaatttcagttttagtgTACTGTCTTAGTTGTTTTGTTACATAAATATTGTGTTCAATCTGTACATTGCCCTTGAATTCCACAGAAAGGTGAAAATTAATCATGTTATTGATATAAACATCAATGATTTATTGAAGCATGGTATTTA
This window encodes:
- the LOC123206955 gene encoding transcription factor DIVARICATA-like; protein product: METLYPASYMSGSSWFLQESQSTSWTKEENKRFESALAIYSDGTPDRWLKVAALIPGKTVLDVMKQYKELEEDVKDIEAGKFPIPGYYGSSFTLELVSERDFDADRKTPLVKSSDQERKKGVPWTEEEHRLFLKGLLQYGKGDWRNISRHFVITKTPTQVASHAQKYFIRQLSGGKDKRRPSIHDITTVNLADPNLSDNRKPCSFNLSHELPQQQKSSGLLKAGPEWNDSNNGAVIFDTSHDNLFVPSAFDIGSNGLKLQGKSLYGTAYHGVQFNPEISVLNPI